A genomic stretch from Chitinophaga agri includes:
- a CDS encoding tail fiber domain-containing protein, giving the protein MSITTRAALKAQFKTGAIPTSQDFFNLIDSTLVRRDDAFFGKWAAGTCYYEGDVVIYNNALYTCVPAGDKPCGCEGKEGGTADKSKGHCAVDNPEIDCTNWKMLDIDASDEDWEIVRNEDKVPIIMYAKVFGKIGMGTEDPKARVHIHVDEVKGDFLFSPDNAQTPEFVIQQTGDGVQSLSEKLADNKAVFTTNTQGFLFTTTVPPVPAEGEENVPKEAAAIKPVFITTPDAGAAVGVGTTAPEAAVDIQNQPGARLLLNPVQAVVPQAVWMHKGEYGQQTYLSTALDGSASAFTTNAPDGFYFRKGLEEGKNYLKNIAKPGAETLLSIKPDGRVGVGTETPVTNVEITKDNSAGAFLFCLDNTNPGFSIINNRPNNEKRNYLLLGADNDWGALLTDASKGFVFRKGGEYGNGNEIEINQGDDLVTISNEGKTIVGGLTPEGFDLNVKGKSRSFGHYLDTDVRKVTNQAKLGTVLDKVRKLNPITFNFNQRANCPGKETQIGFLPHQVEEFFPELVNTDSDGTQTLAYANMVAILTKAIQEQQDTITTLQKRLDALEGK; this is encoded by the coding sequence ATGTCTATAACAACCAGAGCAGCGCTGAAAGCACAATTCAAGACAGGCGCTATACCCACCTCGCAGGATTTCTTTAACCTGATCGATTCTACACTGGTGAGAAGGGATGATGCTTTCTTCGGCAAATGGGCAGCTGGGACCTGCTATTACGAAGGAGATGTGGTCATCTATAACAATGCATTGTATACCTGCGTGCCTGCTGGTGATAAACCATGCGGCTGTGAGGGAAAGGAAGGAGGAACTGCAGACAAGTCCAAAGGACATTGCGCCGTAGACAATCCTGAGATAGATTGCACAAACTGGAAAATGCTCGATATTGATGCTTCTGATGAAGATTGGGAGATCGTTCGCAATGAAGATAAGGTACCTATTATCATGTATGCCAAAGTATTTGGTAAGATCGGTATGGGTACTGAAGACCCGAAGGCCCGTGTGCATATACACGTGGATGAGGTAAAGGGAGATTTTCTGTTCAGTCCTGATAATGCACAGACACCGGAGTTTGTGATACAGCAGACAGGCGATGGCGTACAGTCATTATCAGAAAAACTGGCGGACAATAAAGCCGTCTTTACCACTAATACACAGGGCTTCCTTTTTACGACGACGGTGCCTCCGGTACCAGCAGAAGGAGAGGAGAACGTGCCGAAAGAAGCTGCGGCAATAAAGCCTGTATTCATCACGACACCTGATGCAGGAGCTGCTGTAGGTGTTGGTACGACAGCACCAGAAGCCGCCGTGGACATCCAGAACCAGCCAGGCGCCAGACTTTTATTGAATCCCGTACAGGCGGTAGTACCACAGGCAGTGTGGATGCATAAAGGGGAGTATGGTCAGCAGACCTATCTCAGCACCGCGCTTGATGGTAGCGCATCTGCTTTTACGACGAATGCACCTGATGGTTTTTATTTCCGTAAGGGACTGGAAGAGGGTAAGAATTATCTGAAAAACATAGCGAAGCCTGGTGCGGAAACATTGTTGTCCATCAAGCCTGATGGCCGTGTAGGTGTAGGAACAGAAACACCGGTGACGAATGTAGAAATCACAAAAGATAACAGCGCAGGTGCTTTCCTGTTCTGCCTGGATAATACGAATCCTGGATTCAGCATCATCAATAATCGTCCTAATAACGAGAAGCGTAACTACCTGTTACTCGGTGCGGATAACGACTGGGGTGCGCTCCTCACGGATGCGTCTAAAGGTTTTGTGTTCAGGAAAGGGGGGGAATATGGTAATGGAAATGAGATAGAGATCAATCAGGGCGATGACCTGGTGACGATCTCCAATGAAGGGAAGACCATTGTCGGCGGATTGACACCTGAGGGATTTGACCTGAATGTAAAAGGTAAGTCAAGAAGCTTTGGTCATTACCTGGATACAGATGTACGTAAAGTGACCAATCAGGCGAAACTGGGAACAGTGCTTGATAAAGTAAGAAAGCTGAATCCGATCACGTTCAACTTTAACCAGCGGGCGAATTGTCCCGGTAAGGAAACACAGATAGGTTTTCTTCCTCATCAGGTGGAGGAGTTTTTCCCCGAACTGGTCAATACGGACAGCGATGGTACGCAGACACTGGCATACGCTAATATGGTGGCTATACTAACAAAAGCCATCCAGGAGCAGCAGGACACGATCACCACACTGCAGAAACGCCTTGATGCCCTGGAAGGAAAATAA